In a single window of the Cryptococcus neoformans var. neoformans JEC21 chromosome 11 sequence genome:
- a CDS encoding mitochondrion organization and biogenesis-related protein, putative, with amino-acid sequence MRPLPLPLRSLPRSATLGPRRTASADRYLAIHHFFTRHAASPISRHIPRRLSSSPAKRCLDCPTSQPPPNPDNPTPYPPQGHAQEYAPFIQRLIRQSKAIAPNSPHRPSKEELLEAANGWWQRMRIRLKWFTIRGWRRFNTDDMSAFASWFLVGNTVWILVGTTTFVSAIFALANSLSLQEYLARWLSDYMTYNTGVTVIFESAIVPKWGSSLITFKNVYVSCRPDEGPSSAPVEGGKKHVKAATAKPPSPIPFLSSAISPETYLAAPPAPPEDNYTMYDVNIDQLEVSLSFMRWLDGKGLVKDVRIKGVRGVVDRRSVWWDLSKPLDPADFRHATQKGDFEFESFHVEDALVTVYQPGLRPYNVSIFNMIVGPFRKRWLFYDLMSAEGITGQFDNCLFSLHMPQKLGKSVEKEGGMVKRMARFRIDGLPIEHVQYASGYTPPMSWLTSGKLDAVLDIKFPHHPDDQVDLQALFAEIGRNVATISHGVHPDDPDEDKLKGAIESAETSLVGVIPGQHRLARPPLRAPKKGDYGKEEEERKVVVDIDLRFRDLKAAVPLYTTDLTVTNNALIRPIVAFINANKTLVPIHCQVDADLGNFEGSWTLFETGLMTSISDQIYEAMAFHVSSEAANSRRLRQVSVWGIQRSAEVLIDMLRGVVDPVGAQFATV; translated from the exons ATGCGCCCACTacccctccccctccgTTCCCTCCCCCGCTCCGCCACCCTCGGCCCCCGGAGAACTGCTTCCGCCGACCGCTACCTGGCGATCCACCACTTCTTCACGCGCCACGCCGCCAGCCCCATCTCACGCCACATCCCGCGCCGGCTCAGTTCCTCCCCCGCAAAACGTTGCCTGGATTGCCCCACAAGCCAGCCGCCTCCCAACCCTGACAATCCCACCCCATATCCCCCCCAAGGACATGCCCAGGAATATGCTCCGTTCATCCAGAGGCTCATACGCCAGTCAAAAGCCATCGCGCCCAATTCCCCACATCGACccagcaaagaagaactgCTGGAGGCGGCGAATGGGTGGTGGCAACGTATGAGGATACGGCTTAAGTGGTTTACGATCAGGGGCTGGAGAAGATTCAACACGGACGATATGAGTGCATTTGCCAGCTGGTTCTTGGTTGGAAACA CTGTGTGGATTCTTGTCGGGAC CACAACATTTGTTTCTGCAATATTCGCTCTTGCCAACTCACTCTCCTTGCAAGAATACCTCGCCCGTTGGTTATCCGATTATATGACATACAACACCGGCGTCACTGTCATTTTCGAATCTGCCATTGTCCCCAAATGGGGATCCTCTCTCATTACATTCAAAAACGTTTACGTATCTTGTCGTCCTGATGAAGGCCCTTCATCCGCGCCAGTCGAAGGCGGTAAGAAACATGTGAAAGCCGCAACCGCCAAACCGCCATCACCCATCCCATTCTTATCCTCTGCCATTTCTCCCGAGACTTACTTGGCTGCTCCACCTGCACCGCCAGAGGACAATTACACAATGTACGACGTCAACATTGACCAACTCGAAGTTTCGCTCAGCTTTATGCGTTGGTTGGATGGTAAAGGTCTTGTGAAAGACGTGCGCATTAAAGGTGTCCGTGGCGTAGTCGACAGGCGATCAGTCTGGTGGGACCTTTCAAAGCCTCTTGATCCCGCTGATTTCCGGCATGCGACGCAAAAGGGGGACTTCGAGTTTGAGTCGTTTCATGTAGAAGACGCGCTCGTGACAGTGTATCAACCCGGACTGAGGCCGTACAATGTGTCGATATTCAACATGATTGTTGGACCGTTCAGAAAGAGGTGGTTGTTTTATGATTTGATGAGCGCCGAGGGTATCACGGGACAGTTTGATAACTGTTTGTTCAGTCTGCATATGCCTCAGAAACTTGGGAAAtcggtggagaaggaaggaggtaTGGTCAAGCGAATG GCCCGATTCAGAATCGACGGTCTCCCCATCGAACATGTCCAATATGCCTCTGGCTACACCCCACCCATGTCATGGCTGACATCCGGCAAGCTCGACGCTGTGCTTGACATCAAATTCCCCCATCATCCAGACGACCAAGTCGACCTTCAAGCGCTTTTCGCCGAAATTGGGCGGAATGTCGCTACCATCTCGCATGGCGTTCACCCAGACGATCCAGATGAAGATAAACTGAAAGGAGCGATCGAATCGGCTGAGACCAGTTTGGTAGGGGTTATTCCGGGCCAACATCGGTTGGCGAGACCGCCTCTGCGTGCACCCAAAAAGGGAGATtatgggaaagaagaggaagaacgaaAAGTAGTGGTGGATATCGATTTGCGATTTAGGGATTTAAAGGCTGCTGTGCCGCTGTATACGACAGATTTAACTGTCACCAACAATGCCTTGATCAGGCCTATCGTAGCGTTCATCAA TGCAAACAAGACTCTAGTTCCAATCCACTGCCAGGTGGACGCCGATCTGGGCAACTTTGAAGGGTCGTGGACCCTCTTTGAAA CCGGTTTGATGACATCCATATCTGACCAAATATACGAAGCCATGGCATTCCACGTTTCCTCTGAAGCGGCCAATTCTCGACGACTAAGACAAGTTTCAGTATGGGGTATACAGAGGAGCGCAGAAGTGTTAATAGATATGCTGAGAGGGGTGGTAGATCCTGTTGGGGCGCAATTTGCCACGGTTTAA
- a CDS encoding serine/threonine-protein kinase, putative, translating to MPSSANAHDGAARQATVTRKRTNGSSTRDEKQYIGQWRIGRTIGKGSSGRVKIAKHAVTGKYAAIKIVPKGLILNSRMSMSEAGAKADKVLLGIEREIVIMKLIDHPNVLNLYDVWETSSELYLIMEYVPGGELFDYLVKRGRLPVSEALHYFQQIIYAVDYCHRFNICHRDLKPENLLLDKDKNIKVADFGMAAWEAGERMLETSCGSPHYASPEIVAGKAYHGSSSDIWSCGIILFALLTGRLPFDDDNIRSLLQKVKIGIFEMPDEIKDPARDLLRRMLERDPERRITMPEILSHPFFISRPPRPIPGRSLVSPPSLDEVERPVNSVDEIDPDIMGNLKTLWSGVSDEEIIKALMCKDKTWEKTIYHLLIKYRNKHLENYNMEEEEYAEARERRQARKQLQSSSSPARRKGVPAQDQSARLAPLGENETVANTPVKRPQAPTPNKASRKAPPECPTPTKQVSQARSPAGPRPANSRGNSGASNSSQAPAIVLQGATPTKELPPPHTTSSHPRPEMITTPTSPAPLSVPRVEDANLQTFLNQIADQMNRFSVRSSVASQSSTSSSAVLGSDYQACLAFAAGVTPSANPSSSVTESVIEEQGQFEDAADDQTDTEVASIHSGFTASIAPQSPLAGLGLGAPSAAVRPGLHPVAGPNQQRWSYASSAGSSYQGSSVGSYAPVESPQYIHSPLEVQAPVLQAERSAPRPPPRATRPAPPPISRPLPFSPAQQTYSEPTESLLPRDTSYVIIDNSELPSDASLSSWGSKSSGFKAHRGLDGFGMLKKKKLNVEPVPYSYGNLGSSATSPLNSPKRSWFNNLFNFKPATCTLLSRDNVANTRERVRKILLSIGVRTAVTEIDGHKALKCRLDEVRDNGNVTTKGVRFRVEFTRASTSQTYSTLVTLTQEKGAESSFRACFAELKHFMDSQPSAPTTLSLNRPSVEQSRSVNSSNLLPAHSYQQQRYSSTSADTPAGAPTSPLLSAPPIRYTASAPTTPVIESSPRFTSPYLQLPVSPQSLQMPSY from the exons ATGCCGTCATCAGCAAACGCCCACGACGGCGCTGCGAGACAGGCTACAGTTACAAGAAAGAGGACCAACGGGTCTAGTACGCGCGACGAGAAGCAGTATATTGGACAATGGCGTATAGGGAGGACGATTGGGAAAGGGAGTTCAG GCCGTGTCAAAATCGCCAAACACGCGGTGACAGGCAAATATGCGGCCATCAAAATCGTACCCAAGGGTTTGATCCTCAACTCTCGGATGTCCATGTCGGAGGCAGGTGCAAAGGCTGACAAGGTCCTGCTTGGTATTGAGAGGGAGATCGTAATTATGAAACTCATTGACCATCCCAACGTACTCAACTTGTATGATGTGTGGGAGACCAGCTCAGAACT TTATCTGATCATGGAATACGTGCCTGGAGGTGAACTATTTGATTATCTCGTCAAGCGCGGTCGACTCCCAGTGTCAGAAGCACTCCATTATTTCCAGCAAATCATCTACGCTGTCGACTATTGCCACCGCTTCAATATCTGTCATCGCGATCTCAAACCCGAGAACTTGCTTCttgacaaggacaagaacaTTAAAGTGGCAGATTTTGGAATGGCTGCTTGGGAGGCTGGCGAAAGAATGCTCGAAACAAGCTGTGGTAGTCCCCATTACGCGAGTCCCGAGATCGTAGCA GGCAAAGCATACCATGGTTCATCATCAGACATTTGGTCTTGTGGTATTATCCTGTTCGCACTTCTTACAGGTAGACTACCATTCGACGATGACAATATTCGATCCCTGCTGCAAAAAGTCAAGATCGGTATCTTTGAGATGCCTGACGAAATCAAGGATCCCGCCAGAGATTTATTGAGAAGGATGCTCGAGAGAGACCCGGAGAGACGTATAACC ATGCCTGAGATTCTGAGCcaccctttcttcatctcacGGCCCCCTCGTCCTATTCCTGGGAGATCTCTCGTATCACCTCCTTCACTCGATGAAGTTGAACGCCCTGTGAACTCAGTCGACGAAATCGATCCCGATATCATGGGCAACCTGAAAACTCTCTGGTCTGGAGTCTCGGATGAGGAAATCATCAAGGCGTTGATGTGTAAAGA CAAAACTTGGGAAAAAACCATATATCACCTTCTTATCAAGTACCGCAATAAGCATCTTGAGAACTACAacatggaggaagaggaataCGCGGAGGCTCGAGAACGTCGACAAGCACGAAAGCAATTACAGTCTAGTTCGTCCCCTGCTCGAAGAAAAGGCGTACCGGCTCAAGACCAATCTGCTCGTCTTGCACCTCTAGGAGAAAATGAGACTGTCGCCAACACCCCTGTTAAACGACCTCAGGCCCCGACCCCCAACAAGGCCTCTCGCAAGGCCCCTCCTGAATGTCCCACCCCGACTAAACAAGTATCTCAAGCTCGAAGCCCTGCAGGACCTCGTCCTGCTAACAGCAGAGGCAACTCTGGAGCTAGCAATTCTTCACAAGCCCCAGCAATCGTCTTGCAGGGTGCCACTCCTACCAAAGAATTGCCTCCTCCACACACCACTTCGTCCCATCCTCGTCCCGAAATGATCACTACTCCTACTTCTCCAGCACCATTAAGCGTTCCACGCGTTGAAGACGCCAACTTGCAGACGTTCCTCAACCAGATTGCTGATCAGATGAACCGTTTCAGTGTCAGGTCGTCAGTGGCGTCACAGtcttccacttccagcTCGGCTGTCTTGGGAAGTGACTATCAAGCTTGTCTCGCGTTTGCTGCGGGAGTGACTCCCTCTGCCAACCCGTCGTCTTCTGTGACGGAAAGTGTCattgaagagcaagggcAATTCGAGGATGCTGCCGATGACCAGACTGATACCGAGGTAGCTAGCATACACTCTGGTTTTACTGCATCAATTGCTCCTCAAAGCCCACTCGCAGGACTCGGTCTCGGTGCGCCCTCTGCCGCTGTCCGACCAGGATTGCATCCTGTTGCCGGACCTAACCAGCAGAGATGGAGCTatgcttcttctgctggGTCATCTTATCAAGGTTCTTCTGTGGGGTCGTACGCTCCCGTGGAGTCTCCTCAGTACATCCACAGCCCTCTGGAAGTCCAAGCTCCTGTCTTGCAAGCCGAGCGATCAGCACCCCGACCGCCTCCACGAGCTACGCGCCCCGCCCCTCCCCCTATTTCTAGGCCACTTCCTTTCAGCCCTGCTCAACAAACATATTCCGAGCCCACCGaatcccttctccctcgtGACACATCTTATGTCATCATAGATAATTCTGAGCTTCCTAGTGACGCCAGCCTCAGCTCTTGGGGTAGCAAGTCATCTGGCTTCAAAGCCCACCGAGGTTTGGATGGCTTTGGAATGCttaagaagaagaagctcaatGTGGAACCCGTCCCTTATTCTTATGGCAATCTCGGTTCTTCGGCGACATCACCTTTGAACTCACCGAAACGATCATGGTTCAACAATCTTTTCAACTTTAAGCCTGCCACCTGCACCTTATTGTCAAGAGATAACGTTGCCAATACCCGCGAGAGGGTGCGGAAAATACTGCTCAGCATTGGCGTGAGGACAGCAGTGACGGAGATTGACGGGCACAAGGCGTTGAAGTGCAGACTAGACGAAGTTAGAGACAATGGCAATGTGACAACTAAGGGTGTGAGATTCAGAGTAGAATTCACGAGGGCGAGCACCAGTCAGACGTACAGTACTCTTGTCACTCTTACACAGGAGAAGGGAGCAGAGTCATCGTTCCGAG CTTGCTTCGCCGAGTTGAAGCACTTTATGGACTCCCAACCCTCTGCGCCTACTACACTTTCTTTGAACAGACCTTCAGTCGAGCAATCACGTTCAGTAAATTCGtccaatctccttcctgctcATTCATATCAGCAGCAGAGGTATAGCTCCACGAGCGCGGACACTCCTGCTGGTGCTCCTACAAGTCCTCTCCTATCTGCTCCTCCAATCAGATACACTGCTAGCGCACCTACTACCCCCGTTATTGAAAGTAGTCCCAGATTTACCTCTCCATACCTGCAATTACCTGTCTCTCCTCAGAGTCTACAGATGCCCTCTTATTGA
- a CDS encoding RNA binding protein, putative: protein MVAMEYTPDAAGQESYILCADCGTVISSANGAGLCVGCLRNTVDITEGIPKEATLNFCRGCEKFLSPPNTWIAVQPESRELLAICLKKIARPLMKVRLIDASFIWTEPHSRRIKLKITIQKEVLAHTVLQQTFELTLVVHTGQCPSCTRLAAKNTWKASVQVRQKVTHKRTFLWLEQLILKHNAHKDTINIAEKRDGLDFFYSERNNAIKMCEFLAGVVPVRVKSSEQLISSDTHSNTSNYKFTYSVEIVPVCKDDLVCLPKSLARAWGNISPLTICSRVGNTIHLLDPMTLQQTDVAAPVYWRQPFDSLTTVADLVEFIVLDVEPSGPVRGKYVLADAQVTRSSSTGNNADDDGMGDDGIYHTRTHLGGILQPGDTVLGYHLTNANFNSDSFEALESGRIPDVILVKKTYPNRRKKSRPRNWKLRSIAKEAEDVQDGTVGRGALGRRGGVDQKNVERDYELFLRDLEEDKEMRAVINLYKADAPEEGEDEAMAVEKKPGSGLHGGKRRNGLAKQAQHGMDVDDDEAVGEEDEDDEEEDFPEIDMDELLENFEELDMDDGAEVL, encoded by the exons ATGGTGGCAATGGAGTACACCCCAGATGCAGCGGGGCAGGAGAGCTACATTCTATGTGCCGACTGTGGGACAGTCATCTCAAGTGCCAACGGCGCTGGACTTT GTGTTGGTTGTTTGAGAAATACTGTGGATATTACCGAGGGCATCCCCAAAGAAGCCACACTCAACTTTTGTCGAGGATGTGAAAAGTTTTTGTCGCCACCCAATACCTGGATTGCCGTTCAGCCGGAATCTCGAGAGTTGCTTG CTATCTGTCTTAAAAAAATCGCCCGGCCTTTGATGAAGGTTCGACTCATCGACGCATCTTTCATCTGGACCGAACCCCACTCCCGACGTATCAAACTCAAGATTACAATTCAAAAAGAAGTTCTCGCCCATACTGTCTTGCAACAAACTTTCGAGCTTACTCTCGTTGTTCACACCGGGCAATGTCCTTCGTGTACAAGGTTAGCAGCAAAAAATACCTGGAAAGCCAGTGTACAAGTTCGACAGAAGGTCACGCACAAGAGAACCTTTTTGTGGTTGGAACAGTTGATCTTGAAGCACAATGCCCATAA GGACACAATCAATATtgcggagaagagggacgGCTTGGATTTCTTCTATTCCGAGAGGAACAATGCCATCAAGATGTGTGAATTCCTTGCTGGTGTCGTCCCTGTTAG AGTCAAATCGTCTGAGCAGCTTATTTCATCCGATACTCATTCCAACACTTCCAACTACAAGTTTACTTATTCCGTCGAGATTGTCCCTGTCTGTAAGGATGATTTGGTCTGCTTACCCAAGTCACTTGCTCGTGCTTGGGGCAACATTTC TCCGCTTACTATTTGCTCCCGTGTGGGCAACACTATCCACTTGCTTGACCCAATGACTCTTCAGCAAACTGATGTAGCTGCCCCTGTCTATTGGCGCCAGCCTTTCGACTCCCTCACCACCGTTGCGGACCTTGTTGAATTCATTGTGCTTGACGTTGAGCCTTCAGGGCCAGTCCGAGGCAAATATGTGCTTGCCGATGCACAGGTTACCCGGTCCAGTTCGACAGGTAATAATGCCGATGACGATGGAATGGGCGACGATGGTATCTACCACACTAGGACTCATTTGGGCGGTATCCTGCAACCCGGAGACACTGTCCTCGGTTATCACCTTACCAACGCCAATTTCAACTCTGATTCCTTTGAAGCGCTTGAAAGCGGTAGAATCCCTGATGTTATACTCGTCAAGAAGACTTACCCCAACAGGCGCAAGAAATCCAGGCCCAGAAATTGGAAGCTTCGTTCCATCGCGAAGGAAGCGGAGGATGTGCAGGATGGTACCGTCGGTCGAGGTGCCCTgggaaggcgaggaggtgTGGACCAAAAGAACGTCGAAAGAGACTACGAACTATTCTTGCGAGACCTGGAAGAGGACAAAGAGATGCGTGCCGTCATCAATCTTTACAAGGCAGATGCgccagaggaaggagaagacgaggctATGGCCGTCGAAAAGAAGCCCGGCTCGGGTCTGCAtggtgggaagagaagaaatgggCTTGCAAAACAAGCTCAGCATGGTATGGATgtcgatgacgatgaggccgtgggagaagaggatgaagatgacgaggaagaggatttcCCTGAAATCGATATGGACGAGTTGTTGGAGAACTTTGAAGAGCTTGACATGGATGACGGTGCAGAGGTTCTGTAA
- a CDS encoding cytoplasm protein, putative: protein MPPKAKDDKTFGMKNKNKSSKVQKHIATVQKQQEQAGKSKGDKAKEREREKAAEAKAAALAKKKMEAELFRPAQIQKVPFGTDPKTVLCVFFKAGHCEKGNKCKFSHDRNVERKVEKINLYADQREEKSKDSMDTWDEEKLRNVVTENGRKQNNATDIVCKYFIQAIEDRKYGWFWECPNGGNKCMYRHALPPGFVLKSDKKKQEEAAKKDQISLEQFIEVERHKLKPPLTPVTPETFATWKKNRLEKKAAEQEALEKAKATQRAAGKMTGMTGKDMFEFGGELYEHVDEGEEEDEDWDISRMLARYRDDETATTAFDPTKGKFVNPRTGEVVDDPEDESIAEVAKKVEGVKV from the exons ATGCCGCCCAAAGCCAAAGATGACAAG ACCTTCGGTatgaagaacaaaaacaaGTCTTCAAAAGTTCAGAAGCACATTGCCACTGTCCAAAAGCAGCAGGAGCAAGCTGGTAAAAGCAAGGGCGAT AAAGCtaaggaaagggagagagaaaaagctgCTGAGGCCAAGGCGGCTGCTTTggcaaaaaagaagatggaagccGAGTTATTCAGGCCTGCCCAGATTCAGAAAGTGCCCTTTGGAACTG ATCCCAAGACA GTGCTTTgtgtcttcttcaaagcgGGTCATTGTGAAAAGG GTAACAAATGCAAGTTCTCTCACGACCGAAATGTTGAAcggaaggtggagaagatcaaCCTTTACGCCGATCAACGAGAGGAGAAGTCCAAAG ACTCTATGGATACTTGGGACGAAGAGAAGCTCAGGAATGTCGTAACggagaatggaagaaaaCAGAATAATGCGACTGAT ATTGTCTGTAAATATTTCATTCAAGCTATCGAAGATAGGAAGTACGGATGGTT CTGGGAATGC CCCAATGGAGGTAATAAGTGCATGTACCGTCACGCCCTTCCTCCAGGATTCGTCCTCAAATCCGATaaaaagaagcaagaagaggcagcCAAGAAGGACCAAATATCGCTTGAGCAATTCATCGAGGTCGAGCGACACAAGCTCAAGCCTCCTCTCACCCCTGTCACTCCAGAAACTTTTGCCacctggaagaagaatcgTCTCGAAAAGAAGGCGGCTGAGCAAGAAGCTCtcgagaaggccaaggcgACACAGAGGGCGGCTGGTAAGATGACAGGTATGACCGGTAAAGACATGTTCGAGTTTGGTGGAGAATTGTACGAGCATGTGGACgaaggtgaggaagaagacgaggactGGGATATCTCCCGAATGTTGGCACGATAC CGTGACGACGAGACCGCGACAACTGCATTTGACCCCACCAAGGGTAAATTCGTCAATCCCCGGACTGGTGAAGTGGTGGATGACCCAGAGGATGAATCAATTGCGGAAGTCGcgaagaaagtggagggCGTCAAGGTGTAG